One genomic window of Deltaproteobacteria bacterium HGW-Deltaproteobacteria-6 includes the following:
- a CDS encoding acetyl-CoA carboxylase biotin carboxyl carrier protein subunit (composes the biotin carboxyl carrier protein subunit of the acetyl-CoA carboxylase complex, the enzyme that catalyzes the carboxylation of acetyl-CoA to malonyl-CoA, which in turn controls the rate of fatty acid metabolism), with protein MEIKAPMPGKIASITVSVGSQVQEEEEVIIMDAMKMEIPVYAPGAGTIKEIMVKAGDSVNEGQVLAILE; from the coding sequence ATGGAAATTAAAGCCCCCATGCCGGGGAAAATTGCAAGCATTACGGTAAGTGTCGGCAGTCAGGTACAGGAAGAAGAAGAAGTGATCATCATGGACGCGATGAAAATGGAAATTCCCGTTTACGCGCCGGGCGCGGGAACCATTAAGGAGATCATGGTAAAGGCCGGTGATTCCGTTAATGAAGGCCAGGTGCTGGCTATCCTCGAATAA